The following DNA comes from Amycolatopsis albispora.
GTCGGCAGCGTGCTGGTCGGCGACAGCCCGGTCGGCGCGAAGGTGCGGGAAACGCTCCGTGGCCTGGAAATCCGGTCCGCCACCGATGGCGTACTCGGCGCCGCCTGGCTGGCGGCGGTGGACGGCTTCGGCGAGAACGCTCCGCGACCGGTGCTCGAAATCCAGTAGAGCGCGCGAAGCCGGACATCGACGATCCGCGGCTTCTGCGAGTACGGTGGTAACCGGCCCCCGGACCCTCCCCCCTCGCCGGGGGCCGTCTACTTCCCCTCGGTGCCCGGTTCGGTTCCGGGCACCCGCGGGTGCCGCAGGCCGGGATGCCCGTCGGGCAGCGAGCGGTACAGCACCCAGCCGCTGACCGCCAGCGTCAGCGCCACCAGCGGCCACGACAACACCGTCCGCGCGATGCCGAGTGCCACCACCTGGCCGCTCCACCACAGCGAGCCGTAGACCAGCACGCGCAGCGTGTACTGGCCGAACACCCAGATCCAGCTCGCCCGCGAGTACGCGCGCAGCAGCTCGGGATCGCGGCGCCAGCGGGTCTTCTGCCCGAGCGCGAAGCCGACCACCACGCCCAGCAGCGGCCACCGCACCACGATGCTCGCCGCCCACAGCAGCGCACTGGCCACATTGGACAGCAGCTGGATCAGGAAGAAGTCCTCCGCGCGCCCGGTGTGCAGCGCGATCAGCGCCGCCGCGATCACCGCGGCCAGGCTGACCACCACCGCGCGGGCCTTGTCCCCGGTCACCAGCCGGAAGACGCCCAGCAGCACAGCCACCCCGATGGCCACCCCGGCGCCCCAGGCGATCGACGAGTCCGCCGCGAGCCAGCCGACCACGAAGGCGGCGGGCGGCACGCTCGCGTCCAGCGCGCCCTTGCGCCCGCCCAGCAGCTGGGCCAGGGACTCGCGCGATTCGGTCACAGGCGGCTCGGTCACCCCTACAGCCTGCCTCAAACCACCGACGAAGGGCACCCTTACCTTCCGGCGAACGCCTAGATCATTCCCGAGGATGATGCCGGGCGGCCGCGCGAAGGCGTCTAATTACGGGTGCCAAGATGACGGTGGACGTACGACACTGTGACGTCCGAGCAAAACAGAGGTTGCGGCAATCGGGATTGTGGGGCGATCTTCGAGTGTTGAACCCGCTACCGGAGAGGTTTTCGCAGGGCACGGGGTGGAGGGAGACCCAGAGTGTTTGGCTTTGACAGCTACGTCGCCGTCGGCGACAGCTTCACCGAAGGGCTGAACGACGAGCTTCCGGACGGCAGTTTCCGGGGTTTCGCCGATCGGCTGGCCGAGATTCTGGCTGGGGGCCGGAGTGACTTCCGTTACGCCAACACGGCGCTGCGGGGCAAGATGCTCGCCGAGATCGTGGAGGAGCAGATCCCGGTCGCGCTGGAGTTCAAGCCGGACCTGGTGACGCTGTGCGCCGGCGGCAACGACATCGTGGTGCCCGGGGTGGACGTGGACGCGGTGGCCGCGCGCTTCGAGGAGGCCGTGGTCGCGCTGCGGTCCGCCGGCATCACCGTGGCGGTGTTCACCGGACCCGACACCAAGATCATGTCGGTGATGAACCGCCTGCGCGGCAAGGTGGCCATCTACAACGCCCACCTGCGCGCGATCGCCGACCGGCACGGCGCGCACGTGGTCGACCTGTGGTCCATGGACGCGCTGCACGACCTGCGCGCGTGGAGCGACGACCGGCTGCACTTCACCCCGGAGGGCCACCGCCGGATCGCGCTGCGCACCGCCGAGGTGCTGGGCGTGCCGACCGAGCAGGACTGGCGCGAGCCGTGGCCGGCCTCGCCGGAACCGACCTGGATCTCGCTGCGGCGGTCCGATCTGGAGTGGACCAGGGTGCACCTGCTGCCGTGGATCCGCCGCCAGCTGCGCGGGGAGTCGCTGGGTGACGGGCTCCGGCCGAAGCGACCGCGGCTGGACCCGCTGCGTCCCGCGGAGGCCGGGCTGGTCGAATCGCAGCCCGCTCCCTGAGCGGTTTTCCGGACACGGGCGTCGGGAGTGGACTATTGTCCGCTACCTGAGTGACTGGGGGAGGCGGTTTCGTCGTGTCCACGTGGCAGCAGCCGGCGGATGTCGGCAAGTGGCTGAACGAGGTGCCGTGGGTGATCACGGACTCGCCGCAGGGGGCGGCGGGTCCGCCGTCCGGCGGGTTCGCGATGAGCCGCAGCGAGATGATCAACGTGCTGACCGAGGCCAAGCAGCTCCGGGTGCTGGTCGACAAGCAGATCATGGGCACCCAGCCGCTCAGCCGGATCACGCCGCCGGGGCGTGATCCGGCGAGCGAGCGGTACGTGGCCGCGGCGAACGCCACCGGCTTCAACTACCTCAACCACCTGCGGCTGCAGTCGAAGTACCTGGGTGACCTGATCGGAAAACTGAACAAGGCACTGGGCAACGTCGAGGAGACCGACGCGAACGCGGCCGCCGCGGCACGGAAGGCCGGCGAGCACTGATGGGCTGGTTCCTCGGGGAAGCGGGCGGGTCGTGGGCCTGGCTCGACGAGTACCTGAAGAAGCTGGAAGAGGACGGGGCCTTCATCCCGCCGGGCGATCTGGTGCAGATGATCCGCGACGGCGCGGGCCCGGCCAGCCTCCAGGAAGCCCGGCAGCTCGGCCTCAACCAGCACGACGAGCAGCGTGAGCTGGAGGACGGCGCGCGGCGGCTGGTGGCGAAGCTGGAGTCGGCGTGGAACGGCGCCGCCTCGGACGCCGCGCGCGCCAACATCCAGCCGCTGGCCACCGTCGCCGAGACGGCCGCGAAGACGCTGAAGGTCAACTCGGAGATCGTGCAGAACCAGGTGCACAGCTTCGAGGCGCTCAAGGCCAACCTGCACCAGGTGTCGAACGACCCGCCGGAGAAGGGGTTCTGGGACAGCGCGACCCCGTGGGACACCGACACCGAGGACCAGATCAACCAGCGCAACCAGCAGGTCTCCGAGAACAGCGAGAAGTACTCGGTGTACGTGCAGACCAGTGACGAGAACAAGGCGTCGATGGTCGCCGACTACGGCCACGTGCCGGGGTACAGCGGGAACGACTTCGAGGTCGAACCGCGCAAACCGGGCGATCCCGGTGACGACAAGGGCGATCAGGACGGGAAGTACCGGATCCCCAAGAAGGACGATTCGACCAGCGTCAGCGGATTCACCGGGCATCCGACGACCACTCCCCCGCCGAACATCCCGCCGCCCGTGCCGCCGCCGCACCACCCGCCGGTGCCGCCGCCGACCCCGGGCATCCCGATCGGCACCACGCCGTCCGGCTACCAGCCGCCGAGGCTGAACAAGCCGTCGTGGCCGGGCATTCCGGGCCTCGGGCCCGGCAATCCCGGTGGCTTCGGCCCGCGTGGTGGCGGTGCCGGTGGTGACTTCGGCGCGGGTGCCTTCGGCCCTGGCGGCGGCATTCCGTCGGCCGGTTCCGCCGGTGGTTCCGGTTCCGGTGGTGGCGCGGGTGCGCCGGGTGCGGGCGCGGGGGTCGGCGCGGGCGGCCTGCCCGGTGCCGGTGGTCCCGCCGCGCCTGGTGGCGCGCAGGGCGGACAGGGCGCGGGTGCCCGTGGCGGCATGGGCTCCGGTGGTGGCGGTGGTGGCGGAGGCGGCCGTGGTCAGGGCGGCGAGGACGCCGAGCACCGCCGCGCCTCCTACCTGGAGGAAGCCGATCCCGACGCGATCTTCGGCACCGACGAGCGGACGGCCCCGCCGGTGATCGGCCAGTGACCGTGCGACTGCCCCGGCCGATCGTGCTGCCGCTGGCGGCGTTCCGGCAGGCGTGGAAGTGGCAGCGGCTGGGCCCGCTGCACCCGGTGATCGGCATCGAGGAGCGGTGGGCCGACTCGGACACCCAGCGCGACCTGGAGAACCGCATCGCCGACGGGCTCAACCGCGCGGGACTGGCCCGCAACGGCGTGCCGAGCAAGCACTTCAAGGAGGTGCTGGCCGTGCTCGCCGAGGCCGACCGCGAGTTCTACGGCTGGGTCGGCCTGGTCGACTCCGGCAACACCGCCGGGGTGCTGGTGGCCACCGACGAGTTCGGCAGCGCGGTGCGCGTGTTCCGCGACGACACGCACCTGCGGCTGGACCACGCCGAGTTCGACGCCCCCGAGCGCTGCCTGGTCGACTCGCTGCCGCGGGTGCCGCCCGCCAGGGTGCCGGAGCTGCGGGTGCCGAAGTCCCGGCAGGACGCGGTGACCGAGGTGACCGGCTCGCGGCGCACCGGGGTGCACAAGCTGCACGCCGCCCGGCCCGACCGCGGCGGCTCCCGGCGGCGCAGTTCGCCGCTGACCGTGCTCGACCTCGCCGGCCGCGGCCGGGTGATGACGTTCGTCACCGAGGAGAAGGGCGCCGAACCGCAGGTCAGCTGCGTTCCCGGCACGCCGGAGGCGATGGTGCGGCAGTTGCGCGCGGCGGATTCCGCCCTCCGGCCGTACTGAGGATTAGCACCTGGAGGAACCCCCAAGTTATGGTCAGAACATGTCCGGCCGCCTGCTGCTGATCCCGTTGGCGCTGGTGGTGACCGCCGCGATGGCGCTGGTCATCACCTGGACCGACGGTGCCCGGCTGGAGGCCGAGATGACGCAGCGGACGGCCGCGCCCGCCGCGGCGCCCCCGGTCCAGCCCGCGATCGCCGCGGAGGGCGGCGACGCGAAGCAGGCGCTCCAGACCGAGATCGACCGGCTGCTCGAAGCCGAGCCGATCACCTTCACCCCGGACACCGCCGAGTTGACCGGGGAAAGCGAAGGCACCGTCGGCCGGATCCGCGAGGTGCTGGCCAAGGCGCCCGCCGACGCCACCTTCGAGGTGGGCGGGCACGTCGCGAAGACACCGGGTGACGAGGAGGCGGGCCTGGAGCTGTCACGGCAGCGCGCGGAGGCGGTGGCGAAGCTGATCGCCGGGGAGGGCGTGCCCGCCGAGCGGATCACCGCGAAGGGGTACGGGGACACGCGACCCAAGGCGGGCGGTGGGGACGACCGCCGGGTCGAGATCACGGTCAAGTAGGGGGAGTCGACGATGCTGTGGTTGTTCGGCCAGATCTGGGTCTGGTTGCTGGTCGCCTTCGGGCTGGGCGTGCTGCTGACCTGGGTGGTGCTGTCGATGGTGCACCGCAAGGAGCTGGCCAGGGCCGAAGAAGCCGCGGCGATGCCGTCGAGACCGTTCTACGAGGATCCTCCCGCCCCTCCCGCGTTTCCCGCGCAGGACGAGCCGGTCTATCCGCAGGACGACTACGACGACGGCTTCACCCACGACGACCGTCCCCGCAACGGCTACGCCCACGCCGAGCCCGGCGCCTACCTCGACGACGACGGCTACCCGCGCGAGGACCACGACGCGCGTTATCCGGAGGACCCGTACCCCGAGTCGTACCCGGGCAACCTGCACCCGGTCGCCGCCTATCCCGAGGACGGCTACCCGCGCGACGACTACGACGAAGAGCCGCGCGGCGGTCAGCTGCCCGCGGACGACGACGGCCATCCCGCCTATCCAGGCGAAGAACCGCGGCCCACCGAGGGCCAGATCGACTGGCCGGTGGAGAACGCCCAACCGGCCTGGCCGACCGACGAGGACTGGCCGCCTGTCCAGCCCCGGCAGCGCAACTGGTAATTTCGGCTGTCCATTCGAGGAGGGTCGATGCCGCTGCCGCACTGGACCGCGGACGGGGTGCTCCCACCCGGCGCGCATCCGGCGGATCTGGCCGATATCTACGAGCGCCTGGTCTGCGACGCGCCGTACCAGAACGAACGCGAGATCCTGTTCGGCGCGCTGAGCAGCTATCTCGGCGTGGTGTGCCGGATCATCCCGTCCGGGCGCGCCTGGATCGACGGCGGGCTCGCGCTGTGGTCGGAGGAGCCGCCGGGCACCGTCGACGTGGTGCTCATCCCGGACGAGTGGGGCAGCCTCAAGAAGCTCGACGGCGCCGCGCGTGCCGCGCTCTACGGCATGGTCACGCTGCGTGGCGCCATCATCGGCCAGCCCGCGATGTACCTGGACCAGGTGCAGCCGGTGCACGGCCTGCTCGACGGCTACCTGTGCGTGCCGGGCCACGAAGAGGTGTGGGCGCAGACCTGGTCGTCGGTGCGCGGGCCGTACGGTCCGGTCGAGGGGCTGGTCAAGGGGTACGCGGAGGTGCGGTGGTGAACAAGTTCCGCGAACTGGCCGACGACATTCCCGGCGGTACCTGGCTGGACGACCTGGCGCGCGCGTCGGCGATGGCGGCACACGCGAAGTTCGAGCGGACCTCGCGCTCACCGCTGCTGCGGGTGTCGGTGCTCGGCTCGTCGCAGCAGGACGCGTACACCTTCTCCGACATCGGCCGCGCCCTGCAGGACGCGGCGGCGAAGATCGGCCGGATCATCCGCGACCCGCAGAGCGAGATCACCTACGTGCAGCCCGCCGACCGCGAGAAGGCGCCGCTGATCCAGCGCGGGCAGGCGGGCAACACGCTGTTCTTCGGCTTCCCCGAGCCGGAACCGGCCGACGCGCTGATCCACGACGGCATCGAGACGCTGTCCGAGCGCGCGGTCAAGGAACTGTGCGACTTCCTGCCGGCCAACGGTTCCGACGACGGCGCGCTGGACGCGGTGCTGCTGCAGCGGGACACCGTGCGGAACGCGGTCAGCGACATCGTGGCGGCGGTCAGCAAGAACGCCGGGATCGGGTTGCAGCTGACCACCACGGCCGGTGAGGACGTGCTGCGCAGCATGACCACCGAGCAGGCGCGGGTGCTGCGGAGCAGCTTGCGCGAGTCGCGCGAGGAGGTCGGGTACGAGACGGTGTCGGGCAGGCTCGACGGCGTGCGCACCCGGCGGCGGATCTTCTACCTGGAACGCGAATCGGGCGGCACGGTGCAGGGCGCGGTGGCGCCGGACCTGCTGGACGAGATCAAGCTGAACCTGGATCGGCCGGTGACCGCGCGGCTGCGCGTGGTCCGCACCACCACGATCGACGGCCGCCGGGGCCGACCGGTCTACGAACTGCTCGAGATCACCCCGGAAACCAGCCTCTTCTGACGCGGACCCTCCGCTCGCGCGCCGCGGCCAGAACACGAATGGGCTTATGGGGCGGATTTCGCCCCGCGCCGAGGCGGCGTCGAAGGTCGCCCGCAGGGTGTGCGAAAGCAGCGGCAGCGCGTCCTGTTCGTGCGCGGCGCCCGCCTCGCCGGGCGTGCCAGGGGTTACCTCGCGGATGAGCAGTTCGACCAGCCCGCCGTCGACCTCCATCCCGGCGCCGCGCGCGGGCTCGACGATCGCCGCCCGCAGTTCGGGTTCGGTCATCGGGCCCACCACAACCCGAAAGCCACATTCGTGTCGCGGCTGGCGCCCCGAAAGCCACATTCGTGTTCACCGGCCCGGGCAGATCACTGGTGTGCGCGACCGGCCGGCGCTCCCCCTCGGCGCGCCGGCCGGCCGGTGGTGCGCCGGACCCTCCCCCTGGCCCGGTCCGGCGCGGTGGCTTCCGCGCGCGTCCCACCGCGGGACGGAAGCCGCGGTGACCCCGGCTTTCGGCCCTCCCCGGCCGCCGGACGATCACCGCGATTTGAACACTACGCGTGAGCGCCGCCACCCTGCTAAGAGTTCACTAAGTAGATATTTCACCTGTCCGCCAAAATCTTCCGCTCGATGGACATGGCTGGTGACTTACCGCTATTCGGCCACTGCGGCGAGTTCCGCACCCAGTTCCGCCGGCCACGGCGCGCCCGCCTGCCGGAACCGTTCTTCGGCGAGTTCGAGCTGCTCACGGGCCTGCACCCGGTCCCCGCGAGCCCGCAGCACCCGCCCCAGCGCGGCCCGCGAAACGCCCTCCTGCAAGACGAATCCACGGCTGGTGGTCAGCTCTATCGCCTGCCGCGCATATCGTTCCGCCTCGCCCAATTCCCCGGTTCCGAGGTGCAGCTCCGCCAGGTTGTTCAGCGATACCACAGCGTAACTGTCGTCCCCCAGCTCACGGTCGATCGCGAGCGAGCCGAGCTGGTGCTCGATCGCCTCCGCGTACCGGCCGGACAGCTTCTCCGCCTCCGCGCAGTTGTTCAGCGCCTGCCCGCGCAACGCCGGGTCGCCGGTCCGCTCGGTCTCCTCGATCGCCTGCCGCAGCCGGTCGATCGCCTCGTCGTACCGGCCGGAGCTGCTCAGCGCCGCGCCCACGTGGATGTTCGCCGACACCAGCAGCCGCTTGTCCCCGACCTCGGCGGCCAACGCCAGCGCGTGCTCGGCGTCGGTCAGCCCGCCGCCCTCGATGCCGAAGGTGAGCGCGATGGCGCACCGCGAAATGAGCATCCAGCAGTGCGCGAGCGGGTTCCCGGACGCCTTCGCCGCGGCCAGGCCCAGCTCGACCAACCCCGTCCACTCGTCACGCAACGGCCGCACCACCCGATAGGTGTGGACCACGCGCGCGAGCTGCCAGGCGTCCTCGTAGCGCCCG
Coding sequences within:
- a CDS encoding DUF6932 family protein codes for the protein MPLPHWTADGVLPPGAHPADLADIYERLVCDAPYQNEREILFGALSSYLGVVCRIIPSGRAWIDGGLALWSEEPPGTVDVVLIPDEWGSLKKLDGAARAALYGMVTLRGAIIGQPAMYLDQVQPVHGLLDGYLCVPGHEEVWAQTWSSVRGPYGPVEGLVKGYAEVRW
- a CDS encoding SGNH/GDSL hydrolase family protein gives rise to the protein MFGFDSYVAVGDSFTEGLNDELPDGSFRGFADRLAEILAGGRSDFRYANTALRGKMLAEIVEEQIPVALEFKPDLVTLCAGGNDIVVPGVDVDAVAARFEEAVVALRSAGITVAVFTGPDTKIMSVMNRLRGKVAIYNAHLRAIADRHGAHVVDLWSMDALHDLRAWSDDRLHFTPEGHRRIALRTAEVLGVPTEQDWREPWPASPEPTWISLRRSDLEWTRVHLLPWIRRQLRGESLGDGLRPKRPRLDPLRPAEAGLVESQPAP
- a CDS encoding ESX secretion-associated protein EspG is translated as MTVRLPRPIVLPLAAFRQAWKWQRLGPLHPVIGIEERWADSDTQRDLENRIADGLNRAGLARNGVPSKHFKEVLAVLAEADREFYGWVGLVDSGNTAGVLVATDEFGSAVRVFRDDTHLRLDHAEFDAPERCLVDSLPRVPPARVPELRVPKSRQDAVTEVTGSRRTGVHKLHAARPDRGGSRRRSSPLTVLDLAGRGRVMTFVTEEKGAEPQVSCVPGTPEAMVRQLRAADSALRPY
- a CDS encoding PPE domain-containing protein, encoding MGWFLGEAGGSWAWLDEYLKKLEEDGAFIPPGDLVQMIRDGAGPASLQEARQLGLNQHDEQRELEDGARRLVAKLESAWNGAASDAARANIQPLATVAETAAKTLKVNSEIVQNQVHSFEALKANLHQVSNDPPEKGFWDSATPWDTDTEDQINQRNQQVSENSEKYSVYVQTSDENKASMVADYGHVPGYSGNDFEVEPRKPGDPGDDKGDQDGKYRIPKKDDSTSVSGFTGHPTTTPPPNIPPPVPPPHHPPVPPPTPGIPIGTTPSGYQPPRLNKPSWPGIPGLGPGNPGGFGPRGGGAGGDFGAGAFGPGGGIPSAGSAGGSGSGGGAGAPGAGAGVGAGGLPGAGGPAAPGGAQGGQGAGARGGMGSGGGGGGGGGRGQGGEDAEHRRASYLEEADPDAIFGTDERTAPPVIGQ
- a CDS encoding DUF3159 domain-containing protein; the encoded protein is MTEPPVTESRESLAQLLGGRKGALDASVPPAAFVVGWLAADSSIAWGAGVAIGVAVLLGVFRLVTGDKARAVVVSLAAVIAAALIALHTGRAEDFFLIQLLSNVASALLWAASIVVRWPLLGVVVGFALGQKTRWRRDPELLRAYSRASWIWVFGQYTLRVLVYGSLWWSGQVVALGIARTVLSWPLVALTLAVSGWVLYRSLPDGHPGLRHPRVPGTEPGTEGK
- a CDS encoding OmpA family protein, whose product is MSGRLLLIPLALVVTAAMALVITWTDGARLEAEMTQRTAAPAAAPPVQPAIAAEGGDAKQALQTEIDRLLEAEPITFTPDTAELTGESEGTVGRIREVLAKAPADATFEVGGHVAKTPGDEEAGLELSRQRAEAVAKLIAGEGVPAERITAKGYGDTRPKAGGGDDRRVEITVK